The Caldicellulosiruptor acetigenus DNA window TTTCCGGCATCATCGATGAAGAAGATAGAATTTGACTGACTACTGATATCAATGCCCACGATTAAAGTATTTGGCAATTTGAAGACCTCCTTTTTGCAAGTAGTGGTAAGAAAAAGTATTAAGCCCTTTATCCCTGGGGATTACACGTAATGCAGCCTCGCCGATATTAGAGCTACTTGAGCAGTTTACAGGGTGCACACATCTGACATGCTCAAATCAGATGTGGTAAACTGCCAGTGCACAGCAAACGAGTAAACATTACTCATGTAATCCTTTGGGGTTCAGTCTTTCTCAAGCTGTGGCGTGCAGATATCAAAGCACGTCCAGCAGGAGGTGATCAAAAAATATCCAAATAAACTAAATCAGGCTTAAACTTTTTCTGATATTAGTTTACCAGAGATAAAGGGCAAATTTAAACTGTAGCAGTCAATTTTAATATTCAATTTTTTAAGAAGTGAATGTTTTAAGAAAAGCTTTGTTATCAAGGTCAGTTTCCAGTAATCAATTGGTACTAATAATTTAATGTACCAATTGAGATATGAAGTTTTAAGTGACTTGATAATCATATTATAAGAGGTATATTGAGAGAGAGGGATTTATATGTTAAGAAGAGCAGTTACAGAAAATGGAATAGTAGAAGGGCTTCCTGCATCTGACCCGAGGATAACTGTTTTCAAAGGGATTCCTTTTGCAGCACCTCCAGTAGGTGAATTGAGATGGAAACCTCCGCAACCGTGCAAAGATTGGAAGGGTGTTCTCAAGGCTTACACATTCGCACCAATTTCAATTCAGGCAACGCCAGGATTAGATCCAAATAATATTTACACGAAAGAGTGGCATGTTGATCCTGACATTCCTATGAGTGAAGACTGCTTGTATTTAAATATTTGGACACCTGCAAAACACCCTGATGAAAAATTACCTGTAATGATTTGGTTTTTTGGTGGAGGATTACAGGTTGGTTATACTTCAGAAATGGAGTTTGATGGAGAGCGCATAGCAAGAAGAGGAATAGTATTTGTAAGTGTAAACTATCGATTGAATGTATTTGGCTTTTTTGCACATCCTCAGATTTCAGAGGAGAATAAAAATGGACCAAAGGCTAATTTTGGATTATTAGACCAACTGGCAGGAATTGAATGGGTAAGACGCAACATTTCAGCATTTGGAGGGGATCCAAATAATATTACTATATTTGGCCAATCTGCTGGTGGCGGTTGTGTTACTGCTCATATCACATCACCTGTTAGTAAAGGTTTATTTCAAAGAGCCATCATTCAAAGTGGAGGAGGGTTTGCTCCACGTTTTAACCAGGGATATCCTGATTTGAGTGAAGCCGAAAAAATAGGAGAAGAGTTTTTTAAGTTTTTAGGTGTAAAAAGTTTGGACGAGGCAAGAAGAATAGATGCAAGGATTATATTTGAGAAATCCGAAGAATTTGGGCATAGATGGGGATTTGTGAAAGATGGATTTTATATAGTTGATGATCCTGTAAAACTTATTATCAAGGACAATTGGCACAAAATACCTCTGATCATAGGGCATACAGCAAATGAATTTGTGGAGGAACCCAATGTTGAAACAATAGAGGAATTCAAAGAGTATGCTTACAAAAGGTTTGGAGAGGATGCAGAAGAGTATATAAGGCTTTGTAACGTTGATAATAATGATATTGTACAGATCAGGAAAAAAGGCGCAATTAACATGTTTGAGATAGGGAATCTGATGTGGTGTGAGCACAATGCCAAGACAAAGGATACAACAATTTACTGTTATTGCTTTGATCCGGAGATACCAGGCGATGATGCAGGCTCTTTTCACTCTTCTGAATTGTGGTTTGTATTTGAAACCTTAGCAAAGTGTTGGAGACCTTTTGTAGGCAAACATTATGATTTAGCTCGACAAATGTGTAACTATTGGACAAATTTTGCTAAAAAGGGTGATCCTAATGGAAATGATGCAGATGGAACTCCAATGCCAGAGTGGAGACCTTATACTGAAGAGGAAGCATTTGTAATGTTGTTTGGGGACAAACCATGTAAAGATCCAAACAGGCCAACTGAACTTATGAAGTTTATGGTGAGACATCTTTTTAAAAAGTTAAAAATAGATTAATTTTGTTGAACCATTAAATAAGGAAGGAGTGTTGTGTATGGCAAGATTTGATGATTTATCAAGGTTATTAAATAGCTTTGTAGAAAACGGTTTGCCGGGTTGTGCATGTGCTATAGCAAAGAATGGAGAAATTCTGTGGGAAGGATATTTTGGTTATGCAGATTTAGAAAGAAAAATACCCATAAATGAAACTAGCGTTTTTAGATTAGCCTCAATGACCAAAATTATAATTTGTACTGCTGCTTTGATACTTTATGAAAGAGGGAAGTATCTTTTAAGTGATCCGGTTTATGAGTATATACCGGAATATAAAGAAACATATGTATATGTAAGGGATAAAAAGGGTAATGTACGAATAGAAAAAACAAAAAATCCTATACTTATAAAACATGCTTTTACTATGACGTTAGGTTTACCATATCCTTTCAGAGACTCTCCCACAGCAATTGAAATGAGAAAAGTAAAAGAAGAGTTGACAAAAAAATATGGGAAATATGATATAGTTACTGAAGCAAAGGCTATGGCTACAGTACCTCTTGAATTTGAACCGGGAACACGATGGTTGTATGGATATGGGCATGATATAGTGGCAGCATTGATACAAATAATATCTGGCAAAAAAGTAAGTGAATTTTTGCGTGAAGAAATTTTTGAGCCTTTAGGAATGAATGATACTGGATATCGTTATTTTGGTGACATAGAAAATAGAATGGTTTCCTGCTATAAAAGAAATGAAGATGGAACGTTTGAAAAAGTTAAAGGGATGTTAGATGAATTTCATCAACCTGATGCAGTATATGAAGCAGGAGGAGCAGGTCTTTTTTCTACAGTAAGGGATTATTTAAAATTTTCGCAAATGCTTGCTAACGGGGGAGTTTATAAAGGACAAAAGATAATTGGTAGAAAAACTATCGATTTAATGAGGACCAATCAATTAAATAGAAGACAGTTGTTAGATTTTAACAAAAATAATATTTACTTATCAGGATATGGATATGGTTTAGGCGTGAGGACTCTTATGAGTATTAATGAGAGTAACTTTAACAGTTCTATTGGTGAGTTTGGATGGACAGGTGCACTTGGAACTTATGTTTCAATTGATCCGAGTGAAGGTTTTTCTTTAGTATATATGCATCAGATGATACCGAATATGGAGGAATACTATCATCTAAGAGTAAGGTCAGTTGCTTATGGTTGTTTGTAAATAATTTTTAAAAGGTCTTGAGAGCAAAAATAATAGAAGGGGGGTCTCCTTTGTGGAAACGATGAAGGCTGTTGTTTTGGAAAAACCAAAAGTTTTAAAAATGGAAATAAGGAATAGACCTGTGATTATGGAGGATGAAGTATTAGTCGCTGTCAAATGTGTAGGGATTTGTGGTTCTGATATTCATTATTACGAACATGGGAAAATAGGTAATTATGTAGTGGAAAAACCATTAATTTTGGGTCATGAAGCAAGTGGAGAAGTTATTAGTATAGGGAGGAATGTGAAAAAATTTAATGTTGGAGATAAAGTAGTTATTGAACCTGGAGTGACTTGTGGGAAATGTGAATATTGTAAGAGTGGACGATATAATCTATGTCCTGATGTTAAGTTTTTGGCTACACCACCTGTTGATGGAGCATTATGTGAATATTTAGCGGTAAAAGAAGATTATTTATTTAAAATTCCTGATAACATCGAATATGATGTTGCAACTTTAGTTGAACCTTTGTCAGTTGGTATTCATGGTGCTATAAGAGGTAATGTAAAACTTGGAGATAATGTTTTAATTTTAGGTTTGGGGCCAGTTGGGTTGTTAACTATTTTAGCAGTGAAAGCTTTTGGAGCGAGTCAAATAATTGCTGTAGATGTCCAACCTCTAAGATTGAATGCTGCAAATGAATTAGGTGCTACTCATATAATAAATGCTAAAGACAGCAATTATAAACAATTAATACTTGAAGCGACACAAAATGTAGGCCCAGATGTAACTTTTGAGACAGCTGGTTCTAAAGAAACGAGCAGATTAGCATTTGAAATAACTAAACGAGGTGGAAGAATAGTTTTAATAGGGTTATTGCCAGACAACGAAGTATCAGTTAATATAAATTCTATAGTTGATAATGAGTATAACATTTATGGTGTTTTTAGATATGCAAATACTTACAGAAAAGCAATTGATGTTTTATCAAATAATTTAGAAAAGGTTAAAAAGTTAATAACTCATAGATTTAAGTTCGATGAAGCAACTGAAGCATTTGAATTTGTGAGAGAAAACAAAGACAAGTGCATTAAAGCGGTAATTACAGTATAGTTATTAATTATTCACATAAACACAAAAAATATTGAGTGGTAGATAATTATATCATTTGGATGAATTAATAAATATTGTAAATTTAAGGCAAAACATACTTTAGGAAAAATTTTATTTTTGTATTTTTGCTTATTTTAACCTCATATTTGCTGAGCTAGCAAAGAGACAAACGTTTGTATCTGAAGATAGTTCTTTGAAAATTTCTCGATAATGAGATTTTCAAGTTCAGAAGAAAGTTTTTCAGGGAAAGTTTTAGGTTTTCTTGAATTTATCCTCAAGGGGACTATATATTCCTCTTCTTACAGTGCGCCTTGACACACCTAATATTTAACAGTCTTTAGTATGTTTTTGTTATTTTTTTTAACGCTTTTTGGATTAATTATCTTGCTTTTTCAGAAAATATTTTCCTTATCTCGTGATATGATATAATATTCATAGCAGGCTGTCCTTCCATCCTGGTAGTTTATTGATTTTTCTTTTGGATGGGAGATTACACTTTTTAATTATATTCATGATATTCATGCCAGGATAGAGACAGCTCCAATTTTTTTATAAGTTATTCCTTAATGTTTTAAAACATTTTATCCATTGTGATAAATAACTCTGCGCCTATTTTAGTTATTCAATATATTTGTAGTTGACAAGAAAAATGTATATAGGAATATAATAAAAACGTGATAGGGCAAAACTAAGAAGTTTTTATTTTACAGTATATTGCTGGATATTCAATTTTTTGTAGAGAAAATTGAGAAAGTGTTTCTGTAAAACAAAAGTTAAACGTTTCACGAACTTAATTTCCTTTTTGCCAATGAGTTTTGCATTTCAAAAACAAAAAGAAAGGAGTGATATTGAAAATATCAAATATAAAATTAAATGTCATTATAGGTAAAAGATTATTGAAGACTGTTCCAAGATATATAAAAATTTAAAATAATTTGTGTGCAAGGAGGTATCTTTATATGAATGAACTTTTTAAAACCATTCAAAAAGGCCCATTTGAACCTACTTGGGAATCTTTAAGACAATTCAAATGCCCTCAATGGTTTTTGGATGCAAAGTTTGGAATTTGGGCACACTGGGGACCACAATCTGTACCAATGTATGGAGATTGGTATGCAAGAAATATATACATTGAAGGTTCTCCACAATACTACTATCACTGGCGCAAGTATGGTCATCCTTCAAAGGTTGGTTACAAAGATATTGTTCAGATGTGGAAAGCTGAAAATTTTGACCCGGAGCAGCTGATTGATCTGTATATCAAAGCAGGTGCAAAATATTTTGTTGCTCAGGCTGTTCACCACGATAACTTTGATAACTGGAATTCTCGATACCATAGGTGGAATGCAGTGAATATGGGCCCTAAGAAAGATATTGTTGGAATGTGGTGCAAAGCTGCAAGAGAAAGAGGTCTTCCGTTTGGTGTATCAGAACATTTGGCTGCAAGCTTTTCGTGGTTTGCGACAAGTAAAGGACATGACACAAAAGGACCATATAAAGGTATCCCATATGATGGGAATGACCCGGCTTTTGAGGATTTTTATCATCCAAATAGGGACGAGTACGAGTTGGAAAAACAGCATGGAAAGATTGTCAATTGGTACTCGCCCAATCCACAGTGGCATATGAAATGGTTTTTAAGAATCAAAGATTTGATTGACCAGTATGAGCCAGACTTTTTATATTCAGACGGCGGTGTTCCTTTTGGGGAGGTTGGACTCAATATTGTTGCGCATCTTTACAATACAAGTGCCAAAAATCACGGTGGTATAAATCAAG harbors:
- a CDS encoding alpha-L-fucosidase, with the protein product MNELFKTIQKGPFEPTWESLRQFKCPQWFLDAKFGIWAHWGPQSVPMYGDWYARNIYIEGSPQYYYHWRKYGHPSKVGYKDIVQMWKAENFDPEQLIDLYIKAGAKYFVAQAVHHDNFDNWNSRYHRWNAVNMGPKKDIVGMWCKAARERGLPFGVSEHLAASFSWFATSKGHDTKGPYKGIPYDGNDPAFEDFYHPNRDEYELEKQHGKIVNWYSPNPQWHMKWFLRIKDLIDQYEPDFLYSDGGVPFGEVGLNIVAHLYNTSAKNHGGINQAVYTQKDTNPEVYKIGVLDIERGAAEDILSHPWQTDTCLGGWFYDVRAVYKTPQQVIEMLIDIVSKGGNLLLNIPQKPDGTLDEECLYILDEIAKWIKVNGEGIYATRPWIRYGEGPTKGQGGAFQEKKLEWTQEDFRFTQKDGKIFAFQMKYPGDHKAIIKSLGLSSGIFVKKVKLLGFENEVEFEQLENALVIKLPEKCYSTRYPHCFCIE
- a CDS encoding NAD(P)-dependent alcohol dehydrogenase, with product METMKAVVLEKPKVLKMEIRNRPVIMEDEVLVAVKCVGICGSDIHYYEHGKIGNYVVEKPLILGHEASGEVISIGRNVKKFNVGDKVVIEPGVTCGKCEYCKSGRYNLCPDVKFLATPPVDGALCEYLAVKEDYLFKIPDNIEYDVATLVEPLSVGIHGAIRGNVKLGDNVLILGLGPVGLLTILAVKAFGASQIIAVDVQPLRLNAANELGATHIINAKDSNYKQLILEATQNVGPDVTFETAGSKETSRLAFEITKRGGRIVLIGLLPDNEVSVNINSIVDNEYNIYGVFRYANTYRKAIDVLSNNLEKVKKLITHRFKFDEATEAFEFVRENKDKCIKAVITV
- a CDS encoding serine hydrolase domain-containing protein; this encodes MARFDDLSRLLNSFVENGLPGCACAIAKNGEILWEGYFGYADLERKIPINETSVFRLASMTKIIICTAALILYERGKYLLSDPVYEYIPEYKETYVYVRDKKGNVRIEKTKNPILIKHAFTMTLGLPYPFRDSPTAIEMRKVKEELTKKYGKYDIVTEAKAMATVPLEFEPGTRWLYGYGHDIVAALIQIISGKKVSEFLREEIFEPLGMNDTGYRYFGDIENRMVSCYKRNEDGTFEKVKGMLDEFHQPDAVYEAGGAGLFSTVRDYLKFSQMLANGGVYKGQKIIGRKTIDLMRTNQLNRRQLLDFNKNNIYLSGYGYGLGVRTLMSINESNFNSSIGEFGWTGALGTYVSIDPSEGFSLVYMHQMIPNMEEYYHLRVRSVAYGCL
- a CDS encoding carboxylesterase/lipase family protein, with amino-acid sequence MLRRAVTENGIVEGLPASDPRITVFKGIPFAAPPVGELRWKPPQPCKDWKGVLKAYTFAPISIQATPGLDPNNIYTKEWHVDPDIPMSEDCLYLNIWTPAKHPDEKLPVMIWFFGGGLQVGYTSEMEFDGERIARRGIVFVSVNYRLNVFGFFAHPQISEENKNGPKANFGLLDQLAGIEWVRRNISAFGGDPNNITIFGQSAGGGCVTAHITSPVSKGLFQRAIIQSGGGFAPRFNQGYPDLSEAEKIGEEFFKFLGVKSLDEARRIDARIIFEKSEEFGHRWGFVKDGFYIVDDPVKLIIKDNWHKIPLIIGHTANEFVEEPNVETIEEFKEYAYKRFGEDAEEYIRLCNVDNNDIVQIRKKGAINMFEIGNLMWCEHNAKTKDTTIYCYCFDPEIPGDDAGSFHSSELWFVFETLAKCWRPFVGKHYDLARQMCNYWTNFAKKGDPNGNDADGTPMPEWRPYTEEEAFVMLFGDKPCKDPNRPTELMKFMVRHLFKKLKID